One genomic region from Ornithinicoccus hortensis encodes:
- a CDS encoding class I SAM-dependent methyltransferase produces the protein MYDLLFPGGGPAVDFYRAHADRQGGRVLELGCGTGGKLIPIAADGHPCVGLDNSAQMLAEAARKAHGQGVAVEWVQGDMRAFDLGRTFDLVTIPANSLLHLHEAQDLVRCLRSARDHLAPGGRVVFDIFSPSVHLLAGADGMRRARESLTFTDPVRGTVRVEVAETYDARDQVTRGTWHLSTDAEPDFAVVPLEIRSIFPQELLLLLELGGLRLLDRFGDWSGGPFTAQSQLQLCICEAA, from the coding sequence GTGTACGACCTCCTGTTTCCGGGGGGAGGTCCGGCGGTCGACTTCTACCGCGCGCACGCCGACCGGCAGGGCGGGCGGGTGCTGGAACTCGGCTGCGGCACCGGCGGCAAGTTGATCCCCATCGCGGCCGACGGCCACCCGTGCGTCGGGCTGGACAACTCCGCGCAGATGCTCGCCGAGGCGGCCCGCAAGGCGCACGGGCAGGGGGTCGCGGTGGAGTGGGTGCAGGGCGACATGCGCGCCTTCGACCTGGGCCGCACCTTCGACCTCGTGACCATCCCGGCCAACTCCCTGCTGCACCTGCACGAGGCGCAGGACCTGGTGCGCTGTCTCCGCTCGGCGCGGGACCACCTGGCCCCTGGCGGGCGGGTGGTCTTCGACATCTTCAGCCCGAGCGTGCATCTGCTCGCCGGGGCCGACGGTATGCGTCGCGCCCGGGAGTCGTTGACGTTCACCGACCCCGTGCGCGGGACGGTGCGCGTCGAGGTCGCCGAGACCTACGACGCACGGGACCAGGTGACCCGTGGGACGTGGCACCTGTCGACCGATGCGGAGCCCGACTTCGCCGTCGTGCCGCTGGAGATCCGCAGCATCTTCCCGCAGGAACTGCTGCTGCTCCTGGAGCTCGGTGGCCTCCGGCTCCTCGATCGCTTCGGCGACTGGTCCGGTGGACCGTTCACCGCGCAGTCCCAGCTCCAGCTGTGCATCTGCGAGGCCGCCTGA
- the mraY gene encoding phospho-N-acetylmuramoyl-pentapeptide-transferase, whose protein sequence is MINVLLAGGIAMLVALLGTPLFIRFLVRRQYGQFIRDDLTQHHHKRGKPTMGGAVIIGATLLGYFGSRPVLMVLGGSGLVEVEATAPTLGALLVLFLLVGLGLIGFLDDYTKISKERSLGLTSVQKLIGQSLITVVFALAALLVTDGQGRAVASTAVSFVRDTRLDLAFAGPLVGVVLFLLWANLLITGASNGVNITDGLDGLATGASVMVFGAYTLISLWQFNQGCDLVPGPKCYEVRDSLDLAIVACAVAGACFGFLWWNAAPAQIIMGDTGSLSLGAALAGMAIVTRTQLLLPILGALFVIITLSVIIQVVSFKLTRRRVFRMAPLHHHFELVGWAEVTIVARFWIIAGIGVAVGLALFYGEWATDL, encoded by the coding sequence ATGATCAACGTCTTGCTGGCAGGGGGGATCGCCATGCTGGTGGCGTTGCTCGGGACGCCACTGTTCATCCGGTTCCTGGTCCGCCGGCAGTACGGCCAGTTCATCCGGGACGACCTGACCCAGCACCACCACAAACGGGGCAAGCCCACGATGGGCGGGGCGGTGATCATCGGCGCCACGCTCCTGGGCTACTTCGGCTCGCGGCCGGTGCTGATGGTGCTGGGTGGCTCCGGGCTGGTCGAGGTGGAGGCCACCGCACCCACGCTCGGCGCCCTGCTGGTGCTCTTCCTGCTGGTGGGCCTGGGGCTGATCGGCTTCCTCGACGACTACACCAAGATCTCCAAGGAGCGCAGCCTCGGCCTGACCTCGGTCCAGAAGCTCATCGGGCAGAGCCTGATCACGGTCGTCTTCGCCCTCGCGGCGCTCCTGGTGACCGACGGCCAGGGGCGGGCGGTCGCCTCGACCGCGGTCTCCTTCGTCCGCGACACCCGGCTCGACCTCGCCTTCGCCGGCCCGCTGGTGGGCGTGGTGCTGTTCCTGCTGTGGGCGAACCTGCTGATCACCGGCGCCTCCAACGGGGTCAACATCACCGACGGCCTCGACGGCCTGGCGACCGGTGCCTCGGTGATGGTGTTCGGGGCCTACACGCTGATCAGCCTGTGGCAGTTCAACCAGGGCTGCGACCTGGTGCCGGGCCCGAAGTGCTACGAGGTGCGGGACAGCCTGGACCTGGCGATCGTGGCGTGCGCCGTCGCCGGGGCCTGCTTCGGGTTCCTGTGGTGGAACGCGGCGCCCGCGCAGATCATCATGGGCGACACCGGCTCCCTGTCGCTGGGGGCCGCCCTCGCCGGGATGGCGATCGTGACCCGCACCCAGTTGCTGCTGCCGATCCTCGGCGCCCTGTTCGTCATCATCACCCTGTCGGTGATCATCCAGGTGGTGAGCTTCAAGCTGACCCGGCGACGGGTCTTCCGGATGGCTCCGCTGCACCACCACTTCGAGCTGGTCGGCTGGGCCGAGGTGACCATCGTCGCGCGGTTCTGGATCATCGCCGGGATCGGGGTCGCGGTCGGCCTCGCGCTGTTCTACGGCGAGTGGGCCACCGACCTGTAG
- a CDS encoding ATP-grasp domain-containing protein encodes MNIVMLSPGFPYEQAFFTRALAETGAQVIGVGDQPRSMLPSEARGSLAHYEHVSLSDERAVLAALKGLSRHVRIDRVECLWEPYVVLAARIREHLGLPGMSVEHATWFRDKEKMKQVLDEAGIRTPRHESARAGAEVWEAAERIGFPLIVKPIAGAGSADTYRVDSAEELAEVQTMIRHVPLVSVEEFIDGEEFTYDTVCGNGEVLFENVSWYLPRPLQARSHEWISPVTMVLRDKEDPRLAGGIAMGREVLKALDFTEGFTHMEWYLKADGEVVFGEIGARPPGARTVDIMNYATDADLFRTWALAITTGTAPPLTHRFNAATMFKRAQGTGRITRVSGLERLMADLGQHVCVLDLLPVGAPRRDWRATLLSDGMIIYRHPDLDEALRIGDRFARELQLYAG; translated from the coding sequence GTGAACATCGTGATGCTGTCCCCGGGCTTTCCCTACGAGCAGGCCTTCTTCACCCGGGCGCTCGCCGAGACCGGCGCGCAGGTCATCGGGGTGGGCGACCAGCCCCGCAGCATGCTCCCGTCCGAGGCGCGGGGGAGCCTGGCCCACTACGAGCACGTCTCGCTCTCCGACGAGCGTGCCGTGCTGGCCGCCCTCAAGGGGCTGTCCCGGCACGTGCGGATCGACCGGGTCGAGTGCCTCTGGGAGCCGTATGTCGTGCTGGCGGCCCGGATCCGCGAGCACCTGGGCCTGCCCGGGATGAGCGTGGAGCACGCCACCTGGTTCCGCGACAAGGAGAAGATGAAGCAGGTGCTGGACGAGGCGGGGATCCGCACGCCCCGCCACGAGTCGGCCCGGGCCGGCGCGGAGGTGTGGGAGGCCGCCGAGCGGATCGGCTTCCCGCTGATCGTCAAGCCGATCGCCGGCGCCGGGTCGGCCGACACCTACCGGGTGGACTCGGCCGAGGAGCTCGCCGAGGTGCAGACGATGATCCGGCACGTCCCGCTGGTCAGCGTCGAGGAGTTCATCGACGGGGAGGAGTTCACCTACGACACGGTCTGCGGCAACGGCGAGGTGCTCTTCGAGAACGTCAGCTGGTACCTCCCGCGCCCGCTCCAGGCCCGCAGCCACGAGTGGATCAGCCCGGTGACCATGGTCCTGAGGGACAAGGAGGACCCGCGCTTGGCCGGCGGCATCGCGATGGGCCGCGAGGTGCTCAAGGCGCTCGACTTCACCGAGGGATTCACCCACATGGAGTGGTACCTCAAGGCCGACGGCGAGGTCGTCTTCGGCGAGATCGGGGCCCGTCCGCCGGGGGCCCGCACGGTCGACATCATGAACTATGCGACCGATGCCGACCTGTTTCGGACCTGGGCGCTGGCCATCACCACCGGCACCGCCCCGCCGCTGACGCACCGGTTCAACGCGGCCACCATGTTCAAGCGGGCCCAGGGCACCGGGCGGATCACCAGGGTGAGCGGGCTGGAGCGGCTGATGGCCGACCTCGGTCAGCACGTGTGCGTGCTCGACCTGCTCCCGGTCGGGGCCCCGCGCCGCGACTGGCGCGCCACCCTGCTGTCCGACGGGATGATCATCTACCGCCACCCGGACCTGGACGAGGCGCTGCGGATCGGCGACCGGTTCGCCCGGGAGCTGCAGCTCTACGCCGGGTGA